In the genome of Coraliomargarita algicola, one region contains:
- a CDS encoding substrate-binding domain-containing protein — protein MHPYPKKKHFRVVLSLNTQYSVARDFLAGFYHTIRPTKDWLVMQADSSPEGLEAAIKWQPDAMILTSESQTIERCAHTNINILYTMSLSNTGQLPWIGMDEYAVGATAAAHLRKAGYRNAACIYQSNHTGSVRRMQGFCQSMQAAGIKVILYTDSPQGGSRSRLYAAEDPALEKWLDNLPPSTGIYAWSDFIALWITEACFRKNIKIPGKLGIVGTNNESDICMAAWPNLDSVVLRFKEIGKAAAQWVEALELGKPPQLPRPFSPVGVNRRRSTLLQITTNSELEPMIKAFHAIPIAQLNVQTWLRHCPISRRTLERKIREESNLSLRELIDLRRLEEAEHLLANTNRTVADITQACGFSTTRSLELLFKKHHNQTPAAFGKACKTSF, from the coding sequence ATGCATCCTTACCCCAAAAAGAAACACTTCCGAGTCGTCCTATCTTTAAACACCCAATACTCAGTTGCCCGAGATTTCCTAGCAGGGTTCTACCACACGATCCGTCCGACCAAAGATTGGCTAGTCATGCAGGCAGACAGCAGCCCAGAAGGACTGGAAGCGGCCATAAAATGGCAACCCGATGCCATGATTCTAACCTCTGAGTCGCAAACAATCGAGCGATGCGCCCACACAAACATCAACATACTCTACACGATGTCGCTCTCCAATACCGGCCAGCTCCCTTGGATCGGGATGGATGAATATGCCGTAGGCGCCACGGCTGCCGCCCACTTACGCAAAGCCGGATATCGGAATGCCGCGTGTATCTACCAATCGAATCACACTGGCTCGGTGCGCCGCATGCAAGGATTTTGCCAATCCATGCAAGCAGCCGGTATCAAAGTCATCCTCTACACAGACAGCCCCCAAGGTGGCTCACGCTCACGCCTCTATGCCGCAGAAGATCCCGCTCTGGAAAAGTGGCTGGATAACCTGCCCCCCTCCACTGGCATCTACGCATGGTCCGACTTCATTGCACTCTGGATTACTGAAGCGTGCTTTCGTAAGAACATAAAAATCCCAGGCAAGCTCGGGATCGTCGGCACCAATAACGAATCTGACATATGCATGGCCGCTTGGCCTAATCTAGATAGCGTGGTGCTGAGATTTAAAGAGATCGGCAAAGCAGCGGCACAGTGGGTTGAAGCCTTGGAACTGGGCAAACCGCCCCAACTGCCGCGCCCCTTTTCCCCAGTAGGCGTGAACCGCCGCCGTTCAACTCTCCTCCAAATAACAACCAACTCCGAACTGGAGCCGATGATCAAGGCCTTCCACGCGATCCCCATCGCTCAACTAAATGTGCAAACATGGCTCCGACACTGCCCGATCTCACGCCGGACACTAGAGCGTAAAATACGCGAAGAGTCCAACCTATCACTACGTGAGTTAATCGATCTACGTCGGCTGGAAGAAGCCGAACACTTACTCGCCAACACGAACCGAACGGTGGCAGACATCACCCAGGCCTGCGGCTTCTCAACCACACGCTCACTGGAATTACTATTCAAAAAACATCATAATCAAACGCCCGCCGCATTTGGAAAAGCTTGCAAGACATCTTTCTAA
- a CDS encoding FAD-dependent oxidoreductase has translation MKQIEEHYDVVVCGGGLAGLSAAVAAAREGVRTCLIQDRPVLGGNSSSEIRVTPHGAAACHAYARETGILSELLIEERARNHQETMETGGMNSVWDMVLYDLAVSTPNLSLHLNTSILNVVMHGAQNGSAPVGASEPAHIQHGYYHRPACNTSNRIAAVRCQVNHAELDLLIGAKIFIDASGDGIVADLAGCEWRMGAESRDEFNEPHGLDQASTGVMGNSIHFRTRDTGRPCAYRPPSWAVEHRDAKYFQCHKRSYQDARGGFWWFEISAPWHTIYDSEKIRHELTRHVLGIWDWMKNRDPEMKEKLVNHAIDWIGQVPGKRESRRIMGRYLLTENDALEKRAFEDEIAYGGWYVDLHHPGGLLLDGSEGEVPEEHYNPRVNCGPYRIPLRMLISKDLDNLLMAGRNISATHVGLGTVRVMGTTALTGQAAGVTAAVAVGQECEVPAVAQQYMQQVQQTLLRAGCFLLSAKNEDVKDLALQAQARASSEASFELVEPCYSQDSALQQYWMSADRIRQLRSQWIAISTPQLESVGLYLTNQEASSQKLRLRLVQAEHIWDYPFDGDLNILAEVHLNVPANHHGWLDWPCHVQTTGSCAYVRLDVMSNDALVWHTAAHTIPGFPAAFEFQPGQMQRWREACTNAIRVVPAQSVWPAASVLSGVTRPYRATNVWRSDAAETLPQSLELVWDDEICCSRVELTFPGNILLEHHKYPPFWCDPQLPTEYELQCWDGGAWRCVLQVTGNYQRQRIHRFDATITTRRLRVVVTRTGGDPSAAITEIRCYA, from the coding sequence ATGAAGCAAATTGAAGAACATTATGATGTCGTCGTATGTGGTGGCGGTTTAGCTGGCTTGAGTGCTGCGGTCGCGGCGGCGCGTGAAGGTGTGCGAACTTGCTTGATCCAGGATCGCCCGGTGTTGGGAGGGAATTCGTCGAGTGAAATTCGGGTGACACCGCATGGTGCGGCCGCCTGTCATGCGTATGCTCGTGAGACGGGTATTCTTTCTGAATTGTTGATCGAGGAGCGCGCAAGGAACCATCAGGAAACGATGGAGACTGGCGGAATGAACAGCGTGTGGGATATGGTGCTCTATGATCTGGCGGTGAGTACGCCTAATCTTAGCTTACATCTGAACACGAGTATTTTGAATGTCGTTATGCATGGGGCTCAAAATGGTTCGGCGCCTGTTGGTGCATCGGAGCCGGCACACATACAGCATGGCTACTATCATCGTCCAGCTTGTAATACATCGAATCGTATCGCAGCGGTACGTTGTCAGGTCAATCATGCGGAGCTGGACTTGCTGATCGGAGCTAAGATCTTTATCGACGCCAGTGGTGATGGAATTGTGGCTGATTTAGCGGGGTGTGAGTGGCGCATGGGTGCTGAGAGTCGTGATGAGTTTAATGAGCCCCATGGCTTGGATCAGGCATCGACGGGAGTGATGGGGAATTCGATCCATTTTCGCACCCGTGATACCGGGCGCCCGTGCGCATATCGACCACCGTCTTGGGCGGTCGAGCATCGGGATGCGAAGTATTTCCAATGTCATAAACGCTCGTATCAGGATGCTCGTGGTGGATTTTGGTGGTTTGAAATCAGTGCGCCCTGGCATACGATTTACGACAGTGAGAAAATTCGACATGAATTAACGCGACACGTCCTAGGCATTTGGGATTGGATGAAGAATCGTGATCCTGAAATGAAGGAAAAATTGGTGAACCACGCGATCGACTGGATTGGCCAGGTGCCTGGAAAGCGGGAGAGTCGCCGGATTATGGGACGCTATTTGTTGACCGAGAATGATGCACTGGAGAAACGTGCATTTGAGGATGAGATCGCCTATGGTGGCTGGTATGTGGATTTGCACCATCCTGGGGGATTATTATTGGATGGAAGCGAAGGTGAAGTGCCGGAAGAGCATTATAATCCTAGAGTGAATTGCGGCCCCTATCGTATTCCGTTGCGAATGTTGATCTCCAAGGATCTTGATAACTTATTAATGGCCGGGCGAAATATCAGTGCGACGCACGTCGGTCTGGGGACGGTACGTGTGATGGGCACGACTGCTTTGACCGGGCAGGCAGCAGGCGTGACAGCCGCCGTGGCTGTAGGCCAAGAATGTGAAGTGCCGGCGGTCGCTCAGCAATATATGCAGCAGGTGCAGCAAACTCTGTTGCGTGCAGGTTGCTTTTTACTTTCGGCTAAAAACGAGGATGTTAAAGATCTCGCATTGCAGGCTCAGGCACGCGCGTCCAGTGAGGCCAGTTTTGAACTCGTAGAACCTTGCTATAGTCAGGATTCGGCGCTTCAGCAGTATTGGATGTCTGCTGATCGAATTAGGCAGTTGCGCTCACAATGGATTGCTATTTCCACGCCGCAACTTGAGTCTGTGGGGCTGTATTTGACGAATCAAGAGGCGTCATCGCAGAAACTACGATTGCGATTGGTGCAGGCCGAGCATATTTGGGATTATCCTTTTGACGGTGATCTAAACATACTTGCCGAAGTTCATTTGAATGTGCCTGCGAATCATCACGGTTGGCTGGATTGGCCTTGTCATGTGCAGACGACAGGATCTTGCGCTTATGTGCGTTTGGACGTTATGTCAAATGATGCTCTGGTTTGGCATACCGCGGCTCATACCATACCTGGTTTTCCTGCCGCTTTTGAATTCCAGCCAGGTCAAATGCAGCGTTGGCGGGAGGCATGTACCAATGCCATACGAGTGGTGCCGGCGCAATCTGTCTGGCCTGCTGCGAGCGTCTTGAGTGGGGTGACGCGTCCATATCGTGCGACAAACGTCTGGCGTTCTGATGCGGCAGAAACCCTGCCGCAGAGCTTGGAACTTGTTTGGGATGACGAAATTTGCTGCTCCAGAGTCGAGCTCACGTTTCCAGGTAACATTTTACTGGAACATCATAAATATCCGCCATTTTGGTGTGATCCTCAGTTGCCCACGGAATATGAATTGCAGTGTTGGGATGGAGGCGCTTGGCGATGCGTGTTGCAGGTGACCGGCAACTACCAGCGGCAGCGTATTCATCGTTTCGATGCGACGATTACAACACGGCGTCTAAGGGTTGTTGTGACGCGGACAGGAGGAGATCCTTCCGCTGCTATCACAGAGATTCGTTGCTATGCCTGA
- the uidA gene encoding beta-glucuronidase, whose translation MLVVKQNQMRQAHELSGFFRFKADRNACSGSEAWENGLVGDVHELAVPGSWNEQARDLHDFFGEGWYEREFTVPDGWQGQRVWLRIGSTAGNARVWLDGHLLGQHRGPHLPFEFELTAYVRYGETQRLSIAVDNTLVHYDLPPGQARSDEDRAAGQCSAKPDVAYDFFPSGGIHRPVWLYTTGAAKIESLQVATNFQGTQGHLHLRTTVCGEGAAELQAVVDGKRYVFPVDQCSVFGECVIENVRLWSPEDPHLYQLELQLVSSKCELLDYYTQAVGVRTIRVEGHSLLLNDQPIFLRGVGKHEDFPVIGKGWMPSCVVRDFDLMRWMGANSFRTTHYPYAEEMLDYADRHGMLVIAETPFVGLKEHLYTDDMLARAQDTIEEMIVRDYNHPSVILWSMANEPNVRSEAGRTFFKGMADKARSMDATRPIMFVAHQWPDNNLGAEFYDMIGVNKYYGWYSDPGDIDGSLQKLIDNLEAFNKEFDCPVMLAEFGADAVAGIHSDPPAMFTEEYQAQTIEKQYNAVKDLPWMVGTHVWAFADFKTQQSYTRVNGNRKGLFTRNRHPKMAAHTVRRLWTGQ comes from the coding sequence ATGCTAGTTGTTAAACAAAATCAAATGCGCCAAGCGCATGAACTTTCCGGATTTTTTCGTTTTAAAGCAGACCGCAATGCGTGCTCTGGATCAGAGGCTTGGGAGAATGGTCTGGTGGGTGATGTGCATGAGCTGGCAGTGCCTGGGAGTTGGAATGAGCAAGCTCGTGATTTACACGATTTCTTTGGTGAGGGCTGGTATGAGCGTGAGTTTACTGTGCCTGATGGCTGGCAGGGGCAACGCGTTTGGTTACGTATCGGCAGCACTGCTGGCAACGCGCGCGTGTGGCTGGATGGGCATTTGCTGGGGCAGCACCGTGGGCCGCATTTGCCATTTGAATTTGAACTGACTGCATATGTGCGCTATGGCGAGACGCAGCGACTCAGTATTGCGGTTGATAATACCTTGGTGCATTATGATTTACCTCCAGGTCAGGCGCGTAGCGATGAAGATCGAGCGGCTGGGCAGTGTAGTGCCAAGCCCGATGTGGCTTATGATTTTTTTCCGTCGGGTGGTATTCATCGTCCAGTTTGGTTATACACGACCGGGGCGGCCAAAATCGAATCCCTGCAAGTCGCGACAAATTTTCAAGGGACGCAAGGGCATTTGCACCTGCGGACCACGGTTTGCGGTGAGGGGGCAGCTGAGTTGCAAGCGGTGGTGGATGGAAAACGTTATGTATTTCCCGTGGATCAGTGCTCGGTGTTCGGGGAATGTGTGATCGAGAATGTTCGCTTGTGGTCGCCGGAGGATCCGCACCTCTACCAGTTGGAATTACAATTGGTATCATCGAAATGTGAGCTGCTCGATTACTATACTCAGGCTGTCGGGGTGCGCACCATACGAGTTGAGGGACATTCGCTACTCCTAAACGATCAGCCTATTTTCTTGCGTGGAGTGGGCAAACATGAGGATTTCCCAGTAATTGGGAAGGGGTGGATGCCGAGCTGTGTGGTGCGGGATTTTGATTTAATGCGCTGGATGGGGGCAAATTCTTTTCGAACAACTCACTATCCATATGCGGAGGAGATGTTGGACTATGCCGATCGACACGGGATGCTGGTGATTGCAGAAACTCCATTTGTTGGCTTAAAAGAGCATCTATATACTGATGATATGCTGGCGCGTGCCCAGGATACGATTGAGGAGATGATTGTGCGCGATTATAATCATCCAAGTGTGATTTTGTGGTCAATGGCGAACGAGCCTAATGTGCGTAGTGAAGCTGGGCGTACATTCTTCAAAGGCATGGCGGATAAAGCACGTAGTATGGATGCGACGCGGCCCATTATGTTTGTCGCGCATCAGTGGCCGGACAATAACCTAGGAGCTGAGTTTTATGATATGATCGGGGTCAACAAATACTATGGTTGGTATAGCGATCCGGGGGATATTGACGGTTCTTTGCAGAAGTTGATAGATAATTTGGAGGCCTTTAACAAAGAATTTGATTGTCCGGTTATGCTGGCCGAATTTGGTGCGGATGCAGTCGCCGGTATTCATAGTGATCCGCCAGCAATGTTCACTGAAGAGTATCAGGCGCAAACGATTGAGAAGCAGTATAATGCGGTCAAGGATTTACCCTGGATGGTTGGTACACATGTCTGGGCGTTTGCTGATTTTAAAACTCAGCAGTCTTACACGCGAGTGAATGGTAATCGCAAGGGGCTCTTTACTCGTAATCGGCATCCTAAGATGGCAGCGCATACGGTGCGTCGCTTGTGGACAGGCCAATGA
- a CDS encoding GAF domain-containing protein, translating into MLHQKLRISCHRILDAGVKQLDVPIGIVSHIYNGLYRVIAINSEMGELVENAVFPLEKTYCRDVYQSGKAMALTDIDHVPGLRLHPLYLSLPLEAYIGAPIIRKDSVWGTVNFSSSKLHDAFTEQDLAYVESCARQVSELLADMDAPMVGDVGTFAPFGPDAHRG; encoded by the coding sequence ATGCTTCATCAAAAATTACGTATATCTTGCCATCGCATATTGGATGCAGGTGTGAAGCAGTTGGACGTACCGATTGGTATTGTTAGTCACATATACAACGGGCTGTATCGGGTGATTGCGATTAATAGCGAGATGGGGGAGCTGGTTGAGAATGCAGTTTTTCCACTGGAAAAAACTTACTGTCGGGACGTATACCAGTCGGGGAAAGCTATGGCTCTAACGGATATCGATCATGTTCCTGGCTTGCGCTTGCATCCCTTGTACTTGAGTTTGCCTCTGGAAGCTTATATCGGTGCACCCATTATCCGTAAGGATAGTGTTTGGGGGACCGTGAATTTTAGCTCTTCCAAATTGCACGATGCTTTTACGGAGCAGGACCTTGCTTATGTCGAGAGCTGTGCGCGGCAAGTCAGCGAATTATTGGCAGATATGGATGCCCCAATGGTGGGTGATGTCGGCACTTTTGCTCCCTTTGGGCCGGATGCACACCGAGGCTAG
- a CDS encoding collagen-binding domain-containing protein, which translates to MTTKYSYFLRKYGKLTYIALASSLAAVISGNASTLDLPVADLLTKYNMVALGDYTTTAHTEGRFIVYGSTYGSVSGAPNTLTVTPPDESVIVAGSVNGNMTINSGNVRISTNGVNAGVILTNQGSMATFSNGKRIQVNSGGKVILDPDMDISSSAQEMKAFAVNVGKLINDSGASLYVNNQGDLVGNLVDSNADGLVVVNMAFDQLTQISNNNDKSLLSQLAAVDGVVVNITGTPTGAFKNDGWNDTFASKMLFNFVDATAADTITIGGNGKFWGSILAPEANINSVGNIIEGVVVANNIETGGQELHLPALDTNFTEKLVAAVPEPTTYALIFGFSALIMVAMKRRV; encoded by the coding sequence ATGACTACAAAATACTCATATTTCCTTCGCAAATACGGTAAGCTCACATACATCGCACTGGCCAGCAGCCTCGCAGCAGTCATCAGCGGCAATGCCAGCACCCTCGACTTGCCAGTGGCGGACCTGCTCACTAAGTATAACATGGTAGCCTTGGGCGACTATACGACAACGGCACACACTGAAGGACGTTTCATCGTATATGGCTCGACCTATGGCAGTGTTTCGGGGGCCCCCAACACCTTGACAGTCACACCACCAGACGAATCAGTCATAGTCGCAGGCTCTGTAAATGGAAATATGACGATCAATTCAGGAAATGTGCGCATCAGCACAAATGGCGTCAACGCTGGGGTCATCCTCACCAACCAAGGTAGCATGGCGACCTTCAGCAATGGCAAAAGAATTCAAGTCAACTCCGGTGGCAAAGTCATCCTGGATCCCGATATGGACATAAGCTCTAGTGCCCAGGAAATGAAGGCATTCGCGGTAAATGTGGGCAAGCTCATCAACGACAGTGGCGCCTCTCTTTACGTCAACAATCAGGGTGATTTAGTTGGCAACCTAGTCGATTCCAACGCCGATGGCCTCGTCGTCGTCAATATGGCCTTCGATCAGCTGACCCAGATTAGCAACAACAACGATAAATCGCTCCTAAGTCAACTGGCAGCTGTGGATGGCGTCGTCGTCAATATCACCGGCACTCCCACTGGCGCATTTAAAAATGACGGCTGGAACGATACATTCGCTTCGAAAATGCTCTTCAACTTCGTCGACGCAACTGCCGCCGATACCATCACCATCGGAGGCAATGGAAAATTCTGGGGCAGCATTCTGGCACCTGAAGCCAACATTAACAGTGTAGGCAACATTATCGAAGGTGTTGTAGTGGCCAACAATATCGAAACTGGCGGCCAAGAGCTCCACCTCCCCGCGCTGGACACCAACTTCACAGAAAAGCTAGTTGCAGCCGTCCCCGAACCCACCACCTACGCCCTCATCTTTGGATTCTCTGCACTCATCATGGTCGCCATGAAACGCCGTGTTTAG
- a CDS encoding alpha/beta hydrolase family protein, whose product MLDTLCSRLCAKGATPIEWEGFNGYALNFKERVLRVVLPRMMASGSPWFWRPEFFGAFAQTDQMLLERGWVLVFLDLPDHYGCPHAVELFAAMHLFVTQSLGLSERMAVVALSRAGLSAYNFASRYPEKVCALYADNPVCDFRSWPGGIGVGPGSENDWRNLLKVYDLSHAEALAYADQPLSLEVLRPIVDAKIPILHVCGDRDEIVPYQENSLGLGQNVQQLGGDYQVIMIPGGKHHPHGLPDPTPIVAFLEASIPCH is encoded by the coding sequence ATGTTAGATACCCTGTGTAGTCGATTGTGTGCGAAAGGAGCGACTCCCATTGAGTGGGAAGGTTTTAATGGTTATGCTTTAAATTTTAAGGAACGTGTCTTGCGAGTCGTTCTGCCTCGAATGATGGCATCCGGGAGTCCTTGGTTTTGGCGACCGGAGTTTTTTGGTGCGTTTGCTCAGACAGATCAGATGCTTTTGGAGCGTGGATGGGTGCTGGTTTTCTTGGACCTGCCAGATCATTATGGCTGCCCGCATGCGGTTGAGCTTTTTGCTGCGATGCACCTGTTTGTCACACAAAGCTTAGGTCTGAGTGAGCGAATGGCGGTGGTGGCACTGAGTCGAGCAGGGCTTTCTGCTTATAATTTTGCATCGCGCTATCCGGAGAAGGTTTGCGCGCTCTATGCCGATAATCCTGTATGTGACTTTCGTAGCTGGCCAGGTGGTATCGGTGTGGGGCCTGGGAGTGAGAACGATTGGCGGAACTTACTCAAAGTATATGATTTGAGTCATGCGGAAGCTTTGGCTTATGCAGACCAGCCACTCAGTTTGGAGGTCTTGAGGCCCATCGTGGATGCGAAAATCCCAATTTTACATGTCTGTGGTGATCGCGATGAGATTGTTCCTTATCAGGAGAATTCACTAGGCCTCGGACAGAATGTTCAACAACTAGGCGGCGACTACCAGGTCATCATGATTCCTGGTGGCAAGCACCATCCCCATGGTTTGCCTGACCCCACGCCGATTGTCGCATTTTTGGAAGCTTCTATTCCCTGCCACTGA
- a CDS encoding SGNH/GDSL hydrolase family protein has protein sequence MISTQVTTAQSSLHFSEFDQRAAGGSSLTVAFLGGSLTWGAQATDPLKTSYRALVSNHLRERYPQAKFTFVDAAIGGTGSQLGVFRLQRDVLDYQPDLVFLDFTVNDGAYALPTDDRLSSYEAIIRQLLRSGTPVIQVILAMKADVQLEPSSRPLDALHKEIGAAYQLPLADVLAQMRQAVVVEGRATPDELWDLPYDQTHPGDAGYALYAECVWATYLEAVQEELVCHLPETMLHPDHYMQLDRFRLCGLDILPAGWSRGVPHRNAIAFDFVCSRWMDDVAIARAVEGVVPEALKLEFQGQSVLLFGEGTQKSGRYIVRIDGGEAKEYNMYCKDGNMRHVQIIAQGLKPGITHTLEITPKLADGEELRLESVCVAGGAVLALAE, from the coding sequence ATGATTTCGACACAAGTAACGACCGCGCAGTCATCCCTGCACTTTTCAGAATTCGATCAACGTGCCGCTGGTGGCAGTTCACTCACTGTGGCCTTTCTTGGTGGCAGCTTGACTTGGGGCGCGCAGGCTACGGATCCACTTAAGACTTCATATCGGGCGTTAGTGTCTAATCACCTGCGTGAGCGTTATCCACAGGCTAAGTTCACTTTTGTAGATGCGGCGATTGGGGGCACTGGTTCACAACTAGGGGTCTTCCGCTTGCAGCGTGATGTTCTGGATTATCAACCGGATCTCGTTTTTCTTGATTTTACAGTTAACGATGGCGCGTATGCCTTGCCGACAGATGACCGTCTTTCCTCGTATGAGGCCATTATACGTCAATTGTTGCGATCTGGTACTCCGGTGATTCAAGTCATATTGGCGATGAAGGCGGATGTTCAGCTCGAGCCTTCGTCGCGCCCTCTGGATGCATTGCACAAGGAGATTGGGGCTGCCTATCAATTGCCTCTGGCAGATGTTCTGGCACAGATGCGGCAAGCTGTCGTAGTGGAAGGACGTGCTACACCGGATGAACTGTGGGATCTTCCTTATGATCAAACGCATCCTGGTGATGCGGGCTATGCTCTATATGCGGAGTGTGTCTGGGCCACTTATCTGGAGGCGGTGCAAGAGGAGTTAGTATGTCATTTACCAGAGACAATGTTGCACCCAGATCACTACATGCAATTGGATCGCTTCCGTTTATGTGGCTTAGACATTTTGCCTGCAGGGTGGTCGCGCGGGGTGCCGCATCGTAATGCGATTGCCTTTGATTTTGTATGCTCGCGTTGGATGGACGATGTCGCGATTGCGCGTGCAGTTGAGGGCGTTGTGCCAGAGGCTTTGAAGCTAGAGTTTCAGGGGCAATCCGTGCTGCTTTTCGGAGAGGGGACTCAGAAGTCAGGTCGCTACATTGTGCGAATCGATGGTGGTGAAGCCAAGGAGTACAATATGTATTGCAAGGACGGTAATATGCGGCACGTGCAGATAATTGCACAGGGGCTAAAACCCGGAATTACACATACTCTCGAAATTACCCCCAAACTCGCTGATGGGGAAGAGTTGCGTCTGGAAAGTGTTTGTGTGGCAGGTGGTGCGGTGCTCGCGCTGGCGGAGTAA
- a CDS encoding sensor histidine kinase, with product MPTLLFKQPRAGYFAASPLLWLLLVASGIIGGAVVIDTHLERVDLERALNDQREETLSEASILASRIQAETISTFYLVVGLARMIEINGGITDEEFQEICSRLVSSRSGLRNIAAAPDMVVRHVYPLEGNEAALGLDYAKHPTQREGAFKVKETGKPIIAGPFTLVQGGEAVIGRFPVYIRSKENQQLEFWGILSTPFDTGVLYEEAGLYDPSLPIQVNIRGQDASGAKGEIFYGSPAIDQADPVRSPIKLLSGSWEMAAVPKAGWLQVSPNAFYIRTITVIVTVLVLVVIFLYYLFIRRVQHSQNMERDVASIKERFYANMSHELRTPLNGICGMSELIKMSADDKEIVDNASVILQSAQTLTRLLDDVLVLSQSKQLHLYHYREIELDSFLRELVPPLIHQAESKGVAFQVQPIPTDCATITCDPPMLRQILWNLLSNAVKFTHTGEVSLTVMPHSSDQISFHIRDTGIGIDASRIDGIFEAFVQEDASNTRRFGGAGLGLAIVQRFVTQLGGTIQVKSQKNNGSEFIVTLNRAQ from the coding sequence ATGCCAACTCTATTATTCAAACAGCCCAGAGCAGGCTATTTTGCTGCCAGTCCGCTGCTATGGTTGTTGCTGGTAGCCAGTGGCATCATTGGAGGTGCAGTTGTCATCGATACTCACTTAGAGCGTGTCGATTTGGAGCGAGCGCTCAATGACCAGCGCGAAGAAACTTTATCAGAAGCCTCGATCCTAGCCTCGCGCATTCAAGCGGAAACCATTTCGACTTTCTATCTCGTCGTCGGATTGGCTCGTATGATTGAAATCAACGGCGGTATTACCGATGAGGAGTTTCAGGAAATTTGCTCTCGCTTAGTAAGTTCACGCTCAGGACTTCGTAACATTGCCGCAGCACCGGATATGGTCGTTCGCCATGTATATCCGCTGGAGGGTAATGAGGCTGCACTCGGACTCGACTATGCCAAACACCCCACCCAAAGAGAGGGTGCATTTAAGGTTAAAGAGACTGGCAAACCTATCATTGCAGGACCATTTACACTAGTTCAAGGCGGAGAAGCCGTGATCGGCCGCTTTCCAGTCTATATTCGTTCAAAAGAGAACCAGCAGCTGGAATTCTGGGGCATTCTTTCTACCCCATTTGATACTGGCGTCTTGTATGAAGAAGCGGGGCTATACGACCCATCCCTACCGATACAGGTGAATATACGAGGGCAGGATGCAAGCGGCGCCAAGGGAGAAATATTCTATGGCTCGCCTGCAATCGATCAGGCCGACCCGGTGCGCTCCCCGATCAAATTGCTCTCAGGAAGTTGGGAGATGGCTGCGGTGCCTAAAGCTGGCTGGCTACAGGTCTCCCCGAATGCATTCTATATTCGAACGATCACAGTGATAGTGACGGTATTGGTGTTAGTGGTCATTTTCCTTTACTACCTCTTTATACGACGCGTCCAACACAGTCAGAATATGGAGCGCGATGTCGCATCCATCAAGGAGCGATTTTATGCAAACATGAGTCATGAGTTACGGACACCACTCAATGGAATTTGCGGCATGTCTGAACTCATCAAAATGTCAGCGGATGATAAGGAAATTGTCGACAACGCCTCCGTCATACTTCAATCGGCCCAGACATTGACCCGCCTACTGGACGACGTCCTAGTCCTGAGCCAATCCAAGCAACTACATTTATATCATTACCGGGAGATCGAACTTGACTCATTTTTACGAGAACTGGTGCCCCCATTGATCCACCAAGCCGAGTCGAAGGGAGTCGCTTTTCAAGTCCAGCCGATCCCGACAGACTGCGCTACAATTACCTGCGACCCGCCAATGTTGCGACAGATACTCTGGAACCTCTTGTCAAATGCAGTCAAATTCACGCATACGGGTGAGGTGTCACTGACCGTAATGCCACATTCATCGGATCAAATTTCATTCCATATCCGCGATACTGGCATCGGAATTGACGCCAGTCGAATCGATGGAATCTTTGAAGCTTTTGTGCAAGAAGACGCCAGCAACACACGCCGTTTTGGTGGCGCTGGCTTGGGCTTGGCCATCGTCCAAAGATTTGTAACTCAACTGGGCGGCACGATCCAAGTAAAGAGTCAGAAAAACAACGGCAGTGAATTTATCGTCACACTAAATCGAGCTCAGTAA